The Denticeps clupeoides chromosome 4, fDenClu1.1, whole genome shotgun sequence genome segment TCCTCACTGTGGCAGTCTTAATTTGAGACAGAGACATTTCATATTTCTCAGATATACTCCAAACACTGGttgtgtttatatattaaataattttaagaaGTGTTGCGCACCTTGAATTTATAATCAGTATAACCTGCACAACGTTAAGATATAAAGCAGTGATTTACCACAGAACACAGTCGCAAATACTGGGCTGTACCTGGCAGTGTGATGTACAAGAACATGATGTTTGCTGCAGCACATGTTGAATCAAATGTTTATATTAATAAGGGCACTGTAGATGATGATCCTGAAGATTTAAATAATTTCTCCAATTTCTAAACTTCCTTTTCTGTCAAAGATTTGgtttcaatttcaatttttaaatcatttaaatagtAAGAACATTGCTGAAAAAAGTCTTCACAGTACAGTCTGCACTTCTGCGTGCATGAAACGACCTGCTCGGCCACTCAGAAGAAAGTGCTGTTTTAATTCTCCTGGACCTCAGTGCAACGTTCAACACCATGGACCACGGCATCCTGCTCAGACGCTTAGAACAGTGTGCCGGTGTTCAAGGTACAGCACTTTTCTGGTTCGACTcctacaggggcagtggtggcctagcggttaaggcagtggccctgtaatcagaaggttgccggttccaatcccgatctgccaaggaggataaaagcagaggacacattttgttgtgtgcaccatatgctgtgctgtgtttcacaatcacttcactttttttcactgtaTGAGACAGCGGAACATGTGGTTGGAccttgcaggtaaggaagcatccccaaaatcagaaggttgccggttcgaatcttgaaCCGCTTAGGtgccacacgctgctccacgggcacctgtcatggctgccactgctcatTAAAGTGATCGATTAagcattttgttatgtgcaccATGGACTAAAGCTACTCGAATGCTATGAACATATGGAATGCTGGATGGCAAGCAATTTCTTGGAGCTTAACGTAAATAAGACTGAGGTCATTCTTTTTGGACCTTCTACAAATTTGAGTTCTGTTTTGGAACAGATTGCTTCTTTCTCTACTTTTATAAAACCTTGCATTAGGAATCTTGGTGTGATTTTCGACCCAGAGCTTTGTTTTGATGAGCAATTTAATTCACTTGGTTGGGGCAGTGAAGGCctagctgtgtatcacaagtgacaatcacttcacttcaggttTCTTTCAAATGCGACTCCTCTCTAAAATGAAACATATTCTCTCCTTCACAGATCTAGAAAAAGTCATTTCTGCTTTAATCTCCTCTCGGTTAGATTATTGCAATGTCTTATATACAATTTATATAcggttttatattatattacacatcCTCCAACATCGTGGTTTCTGATTCTTAAGATATCAGGCATATAGAAATTCAAATATTACATTATGAAAGTGATGTAATAATGTTTGTTAAGCATGttgttaaaacaaaaaaacaaaaaccatctGTTTCTTTGTGCTTTTGCAGATGCACCCCTCCATAACTCGTAAGGAATTCGTGCCACAGCATGCACGACAGCATGCACAACTTTATATAATTGCCCACTATGCCCTGGCCTGCAGCATATGAGGTTGGGAAGAATGCGACACCATTTAAAtgggcattttaaaaatgctgtcaTTTTTTAAGGTAATACAAAGTGGACTAATAAAATATAACAGGGGTGACTTCATAATTAATGTGTGACAATGCACTGAACTGTATGTTAAAGCACAAGAAAGACTGATACCATTAGTCAAACATCTTTAAGATAGTCTCTTTTCACCTTTAAGTTGTCTTACAGACAAAAATAATTCTGCAGGGGCTTGTAAAGTTAGTGGCTGTGTCAAAAAATGCTGTTATATAGCCCACATAATAGCCACAATATTTCCATTGTTTGGCTACTGTATGATTTGtagcagttttctttttctgattcCTAACTTTTACTGGTTTAGTTATTTCTAACAGATAAGAGAATATGTTGCTTATATATGCAGTCTAGGTCTGAGGGTCACTACCAATGTCTGTTTTGTATGAAGACAATATTAAGAAGAAACACTGTctacctgttccagcaccaGAACCTCCCTACAACCAACCTGTTCCAGAACCCTCCtacaacctacctgttccagcacctgAACCTGCCcacaacctacctgttccagcaccCGAACCTCCCtacaacctacctgttccagaACCCTCCcacaacctacctgttccagcacctgAACCTGCCcacaacctacctgttccagcaccCGAACCTCCCtacaacctacctgttccagaACCCTCCcacaacctacctgttccagcacctgAACCTGCCCACAACCTACCTGATCCAGCACCAGAACCTCCCTAAAACCAACCTGTTCCAGAACCCTCCcacaacctacctgttccagcacctgAACCTGCCcacaacctacctgttccagcaccaGAACCTCCCtacaacctacctgttccagaACCCTCCcacaacctacctgttccagcacctgAACCTGCCcacaacctacctgttccagcaccCGAACCTCCCtacaacctacctgttccagaACCCTCCcacaacctacctgttccagcacctgAACCTGCCcacaacctacctgttccagcaccaGAACCTCCCTAAAACCAACCTGTTCCAGAACCCTCCcacaacctacctgttccagcacctgAACCTGCCcacaacctacctgttccagcaccaGAACCTCCCtacaacctacctgttccagaACCCTCCcacaacctacctgttccagcacctgAACCTGCCcacaacctacctgttccagcaccaGAACCTCCCTACAACCAACCTGTTCCAGAAGCCTCCcacaacctacctgttccagcacctgAACCTGCCcacaacctacctgttccagaACCCTCCcacaacctacctgttccagcacctgAACCTGCCCACAACCTAACTGTTCCAGCACCAGAACCTCCCTAATACCAACCTGTTCCAGCACCTGAACCTGCCcacaacctacctgttccagcacctgAACCTTCTCacaacctttactttactttactttactttactttatttggcagacgcttttatccaaagcgacttacaatgggaagacaccagcaattctcgttcgatttctatagaatatcaagtatacaaactaagagcctacctgttccagcaccaGAACCTCCCtacaacctacctgttccagaACCCTACCAATacctacctgttccagcaccaGAACCTCCCtacaacctacctgttccagcacctgAACCTGCCCACAACCTACCTGTTCAAGCACCAGACACTCCCtacaacctacctgttccagaACCCTACcacaacctacctgttccagcacctgAACCTCCCtacaacctacctgttccagcaccaGAACCTCCCtacaacctacctgttccagcacctgAACCTGCCcacaacctacctgttccagcacctgAACCTTCTcacaacctacctgttccagaACCCTACCAATacctacctgttccagcaccaGAACCTCCCtacaacctacctgttccagaACCCTACCAATacctacctgttccagcaccaGAACCTCCCtacaacctacctgttccagcacctgAACCTGCCCACAACCTACCTGTTCAAGCACCAGACACTCCCtacaacctacctgttccagaACCCTCCcacaacctacctgttccagcacctgAACCTCCCtacaacctacctgttccagcaccaGAACCTCCCAACAACCAACCTGTTCCAGAACCCTACCACAACCTAACTGTTCCAGCACCTGAACCTCCCtacaacctacctgttccagcacctgAACCTGCCcacaacctacctgttccagcaccaGAACCTCCCtacaacctacctgttccagcaccCGAACCTTCTcacaacctacctgttccagcaccCGAACCTCCCAACAACCAACCTGTTCCAGAACCCTACcacaacctacctgttccagcaccaGAACCTCCCtacaacctacctgttccagcacctgAACCTGCCcacaacctacctgttccagcagcagaacctccctacaacctacctgttccagaACCCTACcacaacctacctgttccagcaccaGAACCTCCCtacaacctacctgttccagcacctgAACCTGCCcacaacctacctgttccagcaccaGAACCTCCCtacaacctacctgttccagaACCCTACcacaacctacctgttccagcaccaGAACCTCCCtacaacctacctgttccagcaccaGAACCTCCCAACAACCAACCTGTTCCAGAACCCTACcacaacctacctgttccagcacctgAACCTCCCtacaacctacctgttccagcacctgAACCTGCCcacaacctacctgttccagcaccCGAACCTCCCTACTATCCTACCTATTTCCGCATCTGAACTGCTCTGTGGGATGTGAGATGTCTGCACATAATAAGTTGTCCTGAGAGGTTAGGCATACTGTCCTGAAATAAGGAGTATGCAGGAGTATGAAGATATGAATACAGAGAAAGATGTGTTTGTCGATAAAGATGATTCCATTCTCTTTTGGGTTTAGCCATGTGCAAGATATGCaaggttttgttttgttttataagATTAATAATGACACAAGtgaacaaatatttaattacattttactctTCGACCACACATATAAATACTGcatatattaaacaaaaatatctTATAAAAGTTGTGACGGTCACATATTTTTGGTCTGTGGGAAGTGGGCAGCCTGTCAGTGCCCAGACCATATGCCAAACACTGCAACAAACAGTGGGGCAAAGTATTGtcccatgtaaaaaaaattcttttaaagaatttatttgaataacggtgcagaaaataagtgttttgtcaatagcaaaagttcacctgAATATTTTGTAATGTGACCTTGGTTGCCAATGACAGAGGTCAGACATTTCCTGTAGGACTTCtccaggtttgcacacactgtcgCTGGTATTTTGTCCCATTCTCCCATTCAGATCTTCTTTAGAACTGTGATATTTTGGTGCTGTCTGTGTCTCACAGTTGAACTGTACCcatgatgaaaattacacaGTTTGCTGAAGACTAGCAGACTAAGGACATGGATACTGGAACCATGtactgtggtctgatgagaccaataTAAACTTATTTGGTTCAGATGGAGTCAAGCAGGAGTGGCAGCAACCAGATGAGGAGAACAAAGACAAGTGTTGCCTACTGTCAACCATAGTGGTGGGAATGTCATGGTTTGGGGCTCCTGGAGTTGTATGAACACGTACTGTAACAAACTGGAGCAGAGCATGAGCCCCTCCCTTGGGCTGCAGGCCAGTGTATTGACCACAAACAATCTACCAAGACCACTTCTGCCATGCCAAAGAAACGTAGAGTAAAGGAGCTGGACTGACAATGCATTTCTCCAGACCTAAAACATACTGAAAAAACTAAAACCTAAGGTCTCTAACATCCACCAGCCCTGTGATGTCGTCAAGGAGGAGGAGTAGAGGATTCCAGTGGCAACCTGTAAAGCTCTAGTAAAGTTCCATGCCCCAGAGTGTTAAGGCAGTCCTGGGAAATAATGGTGGccacataaaatattgacaCATTTGgtacaatttggacatttttacttttgttgccagtggtATAGACATTAACACATGTGTGTTATACGTAAACTAATTTACATTGCaccaaagtgtcatatcttcagtgttgtcccaaggaaagatataataaattatttttaaaaatttgaggagtgtactcacttttgtgagatactctAGCTCTATAGCATAGTGTTGTTAAACTGATAATGAACTGATAAAGGAAATGAATGACAGTATGGCCATCTGGAACCAGTTTGAATTTTaccttttctttttactttgtcCAGGTACATTGTTTTGACTGCATCAGCAAACTCAGTTTTTGATGTTGGACTTTTGAAACTGTGGAGTATAACATCCACTGAGGTGGTCAACACTGAAACAAGGTGGCTTTCAGGTCAAACCCTTTCATCTGTGTTGTGGGGGTGTGAGGTGGGGTGCTGAACTCTGGGAACCAGACAGAAGCAGTGGTTTCAGTATGACTGGGTAACCCAATGCCATAATTACATACTCCCACATGGACTGAAATAAGAGCCTGGCTTCATGGCTGTTGCAGAGTGATTTGGGCTTGGGGAGTCATGGGGCAATCTGGGGACATTATGAAATCATGTAATGGCATAGCAGAGCTCAGAATGAGTCTgcaaatcaacaacaacattttactGAAGTTTATAGGCTCGTCATTCATAAACCCTACAAAAGCAGATACATTCTTGAAATAGAGGAAGCTGTAACTAATAGTCAATGGCCaatatgtttccttttttttaaatgcagaatCATCTTGAATGCAGaatgaatcttgaatcttcaTGCAGCATGAGTGTGTTCTATTGTCAAGCATTGTTCATCACAAGTGGCATACATAGATAAAAAAGTAGTAATAACGATGATATGAATTAACATACTGAAATAACTTTTACAGATTATAAATATTTGAGCCATCTTAATTCATACAAATATGTCAGTTACATTAAACCTGTTCAGTATTGAACACTGTAAATGTtctgaaatataattttattttgatcTAATCCGACTAaactaaaagaacacaaaagagagcatttttaaagattttatatttatttgttataacAAAATATTGCTACATTGGAGTGGTCTGTAATTCACAGAAAAAGGCCTCATCAGGCATTACAAAGAGAGAACATTTTGGTCTTGAATAGTTCCACAcaataagaaaatgaaatgaattactGATATTTTTGTGGCATGGCTCAAAAGGAATTTTATTcctttgcaaatattgcagttTGTCAACAAGATACCCTTCAGTGTGGATAAAATGTAGGAAACAAATCTGAAAGAAGGAAGCTTAGTTAATCTTACAATTTCCTTGAAAAGCCAACCAGATGAGTGGAGagatgttgttgttggtggtgttTCCCAATTTTTCTACCCATAAATACGAGGCCACCATATAATTCATCATTCATTTTAAGGAATGTTATAGAAATGTTTGCGATATTACATTGGTTTGAAGTTGCCTCATCGTCTTGCACAGATGCATTGTTCATTAGATGGTCTCTCAGATGCTATCAGATGAATAGCCATTGTTTTGAGCCTTTACCTTTTTCACACGCCCTTATAGCCATAAAAATAGACACATGCACCCATTTGCTGGAAACAGCATGTGAgctaagcaaaaaaaacacccttATACACACAGGCAAAGCTGTCTAGATGAAGTACAGCATGTTGCAGAAGAATGTTACGCCATTGGCAGACAGAGCACTACAGATGTAAATATTTGGATGTCCATGCTTGGAGAAGCTTCTCTGGGTTAATGGGGGAGggtgcatcattttttttctccagcccTCAGCTATACCCCCACTCTGGGAATGTCATGGCAAACCAGTTCCCCAAAAACCCATCCAGTGCTTTGACATTAGGAGTCCAAACAGCTCCAGGCTCCAGTAAAATGGTTTTGGATTTGTGTCATGAGAGGTCCACACTCTCGTATTCTCCATGATCAGAGTCCTCGATCTCAATTTCAGGCACCAGGCTGTAGTACTCTGTGGCCTGGGTCAGGTAGGCCTTCTCTCGGTCTGTCGAATCCTTCATGACCTCAGAAacactgactgtctccaggtcCTGCTTGCTACTTTGGCCATGAGGCTCCTGCCTGTCCGCAGAATTAAAGGTCGGTGGACATGTCAGAGAGTCTACAGAGCCCAGCTTGATCTCCACTTCCTCGTAAATGTCCCGGGAGCTGCCCAGCAGTGCAGAAGAAGGCCTCAGCATCAACTGGTTCTTTAAGATACCATCCTTGCTGCTCTCGCTGGGCAACGAGAGCACTCCGGACGTGGTCAGTTTGGAATGGTGCCGTTGGCCGTTACAGTCCAAAGATTGGTGTTTTTTTCCCGAATGTTTTTTCCGAGTCGGACCAAATGCTAGAGACTCCTTACTCTTACTCTTCCGACCACAGCACCAGCAGAGCACCAGGCCCAGCAAAAGGAGCAGCGGCAGCAGAATGAAGATGGCGGTGAGCCCAGCTCCATTACAAACAACGCTCTGCCGCACTGACCACACACTCAGACCAGCCACACTCTGTGGAGAGGCACAGGTCAGATTCCCCAACAGGACTTCCAGGCTGTTGTTGTTCTGAAGACCTTCCCTTTGTAATGTCTCCACCATGGAGCATGTGCAGTCCCAAGGGTTGTGGGACAGCTCCAGCTGCTGTAAGCTCCGCCTGAACAGGACTGTGTTGGGAACAGACTGGAGACTGTTCTCAGAAAGGTTCAGCTTCTGGAGCTCCTCTGAATCTCTGAGAAACTTTTCAGGTAAACTTTTCAAGAGGTTCTTGCTTAGGTCCAGCACTTTTAAATTAGATGCGTTGGTTAAAAAGACTTCAGGCAGGGAGGACAGACTGTTCTGGCCCAAGTAGACCTCCCTCAGCAAGGGGGGTGCTTccgctgtgtctgtgtgaatcTGTGTAATGTTACAGTTGGAGAGGTCAAGGATTTCCAGGGTGGGATGTCCCAAAAATGCATCCCACTGCACATGGCTGAAAGCAGAGCCAGAATAGTTCAGGCAGCAGGCCCCAGCAGGCATCTTCAGAGGAAAGTCTACCAAGATGGACGCTCCTGGGCATTTACAGCCATTTGCTTTTCCATCCATCAACAGCACTGTGCCCACAATAAGGGTGGTCCATATAGACACAGTacctgaaaaatgtattttgttaatAAGTGAAGAAAactaaaaacaacaacaacaacaaaaaaatgatacctcacaaactacacacatTATGATTGGTGACACAAAATTTCATGTTCTATGAGGGACAACTGGAGGCTCTCTGTAACCTTTGGCATCAACACCACATACCCTATATATACCCTATATTTACCCTTTTATTTAAGTTTTGGATACTTgaatttcattttcagtttattaATTTACCAAGACTAATTCAGTGATATATTgactattaaaaatgaataagacTTTCCACTGGACAGCGTCTTGTCTGTGCTCCTTATTTGTCTCTGTCTATTTGGTATGACACTGGTCTGCATATTtagtatttcatttttaactgGCCCTtcattgacattttattttgagcATAAGATGCTTTAAAGGAATTGgtcactgtcatgatccggtccggaaggggcaaCTCCCCTGTTTATCCtgtattattatgtttcctgattgttttcacctgtgtaagattgtattaagctgccctgtttgtgtctgttcaccactGTTTGGTGAGGTCTGCCCTGTCCTGTTCTCTCTCTAATAAatccctgtttcgtgacgttgtgcgtatgcgtcgttcctcgccatgtccagccatcgttccagatcgactgcctcgccatgtcaaaccagtgtGACAGTCACATGTACTCATCACATTCGCTCTACTCCTCTCTTCTCTCAGGTGATCCTCTTCCGTGCCCACAGAGAGAAAGGTGTGGGCTACACTGCCTAGCAACGTTCCCAAGCCCTCTGAGCTGTTGCTGCCAGCCTGGTTGTTGGCATGGCGATCAAGAGGATCTGGGATCAGGAGTCCAACTCATCATGCACTGGGAAGCAATAAGGCCTCTCATCTGTACATCGCACAGCAGGGCTCAGAAAGGATCTCAGGCTGCAAACTGAAATGTACTTATTAATCATGCCCACTGTGATATTACTATGAAATGCACTATGACAGTATGCAGGCATAACATTTTAGACTTTGAAATGGCGTCAGAGTGcaacctttttttcctctcccaaGTTAGACAGGGCCGTGTATGTGAGTTTCCCCTTCCTCTGCACAGCCTGCTCTGACATCACACTTTCCTGATATCAACAATGGGTCCCGTACCGTCCAGAAGTGTGGAATGCACAAGTTCCCAAAACAAAGCAGAGAGCTGGGGCTCTACATTCAAACACCCACTCTTATAGTCTTCATCCGTATCCTTACAAACTGCATGAAAAGGCAAAAATTTTCCACAACTCACGTCCCACAGCCAAGCATTTCCAATCAACAGTTTATTGAGGCCTTATATTAGTTGTCACTGGTGACTGTATCTATAGCCAAACAGAACCTATAGCAACCAAGCTCACTCCTCTTGTTTACTTGCTTGTTTAACCTTTACCCCCATTTTAGCCCAATGGAAAAGCCCAAAAAATCGGCTTTAAGGAATGTTATCAGAACTGATGAGTAACTCAATATTTCAGGTGCCCTCTTTTGTCTTTCTGCATGAGTAATGACATTGTGCTGTAATTCTGTAATCTATCAGCCAAATATCTAGATTAGCTGACAGCCACAGATATGTTTGAACTGGCCCACAACTGATTTACAACACTGCAAAACAGGCTGTCACAGAGCAATTCCAGATTCGGACCCTGTAGCACAGTGGAAGCCACACTTCCATCACAACTGCCGGCCTCCGCTGACCTAGCACTGCggcattacatttacaagtTGTGTTACTGAACGGAGACCTTCTGTTGGGTGTGGATATGGACGGAAGATAATCGGTCATTGCTGTGATGACTTAATACAAAGGCCAAAAACGTATTTACTTGTAAGATGTCCGTGGTTTTTTATCGAGGCCTGGTGCAGTCCgtaaggttaaaggtcagggtGATAACGTTTCAGGCCTGCTTCTACAGGTTTGGCAATGTGTTTGTTGTCCATGCCCCACATTTAGGAGTTTTATTTCACACACCATCCAGGCTAGTAAGAATAACACAGATGCTTCCCTCCCTCCACACAGCACGGTACAGCGAGTAAACACGAATAATTCGCAACATGTAAAGTACAGAGTAACCTTTAACCCCCACCACATTATCATTCATAAAACTGCACGCTGCTTGGCTGAGTGCGTGAGGGTTGAACAACAAGTGCAACTCTTTCCATCTCTTACCTTCAGACGGCATGGCTGAGGGCTGCGGCTCGCGATGAACGGGACGGTCCCTGCTCGGGCGCGCGCACGAGAGGGAGGCGGGgccgcgggcgcgcgcgcgcgcgcgcgctctcTCTGGGCGTGTCGGGCCGCGGTACAACGCGAGGTGCCGGAATGTGGAAATTCGGCTTCTCCCTCCGAGTGAGGCAATGCTATCCACCCCAGAAATATGGGGTATCAGTTATTGTGCTTATCGAGATGTGGTCCGGAATGGT includes the following:
- the LOC114788830 gene encoding uncharacterized protein LOC114788830, which encodes MPSEGTVSIWTTLIVGTVLLMDGKANGCKCPGASILVDFPLKMPAGACCLNYSGSAFSHVQWDAFLGHPTLEILDLSNCNITQIHTDTAEAPPLLREVYLGQNSLSSLPEVFLTNASNLKVLDLSKNLLKSLPEKFLRDSEELQKLNLSENSLQSVPNTVLFRRSLQQLELSHNPWDCTCSMVETLQREGLQNNNSLEVLLGNLTCASPQSVAGLSVWSVRQSVVCNGAGLTAIFILLPLLLLLGLVLCWCCGRKSKSKESLAFGPTRKKHSGKKHQSLDCNGQRHHSKLTTSGVLSLPSESSKDGILKNQLMLRPSSALLGSSRDIYEEVEIKLGSVDSLTCPPTFNSADRQEPHGQSSKQDLETVSVSEVMKDSTDREKAYLTQATEYYSLVPEIEIEDSDHGEYESVDLS